The proteins below come from a single Erythrobacter sp. SG61-1L genomic window:
- a CDS encoding thiamine pyrophosphate-requiring protein, whose translation MRTGKGNAGQQVHANGTVADAIAAVLKREGVEIVFGYPRNQILEAAARIDIRTVIVRQERTGLHMADAMSRMSKGEKMGVFVMQQGPGAENAFGGVAQAYADCVPVLVMPQGYALSQAYVPYNFNSVRSMASVAKHAEPLTSGKDVVSVMRRAFAMLRNGRPQPVVIELPYDILDQQFDAPMDYVPGKVALSQPVHSDIETAADALVSADNPAIYAGQGIHWSEAYDELRELAEHLAIPVMTSLPGKSAFDETHPLALGSGGNGINGCVRKWLDECDLLFGIGCSFTATSFGLAIPAGKRVIHATLDPLDIDKSVPSELALIGDAKLTLRALIDAVKSRVPHRRDSAPIAAKIKTVEAEWLAKWMPKCTQETSPLSPYRVLWDLQQTVDVDKVIITHDAGSPRDQLVPFWKSTTPHSYIGWGKSTQLGYGLGLAMGARLACPDRLCINVWGDAAIGFTGTDLETAARDRIPILSILLNNEAMAIELPIMPEATEKYRATDISGDYAAFARSLGCHGERVTQASEIVPALKRALAAIDAGQPALVEFITEKETVISKG comes from the coding sequence ATGAGAACGGGTAAGGGCAATGCAGGCCAGCAGGTTCACGCCAACGGCACAGTAGCGGACGCAATCGCGGCCGTACTGAAGCGCGAAGGGGTGGAGATCGTCTTCGGCTATCCGCGCAACCAGATCCTTGAGGCTGCCGCCCGGATCGACATTCGCACCGTGATCGTGCGGCAGGAGCGCACTGGCCTGCACATGGCCGACGCGATGAGCCGCATGTCCAAGGGCGAGAAGATGGGCGTCTTCGTGATGCAGCAGGGCCCGGGTGCGGAGAACGCCTTTGGCGGCGTAGCGCAGGCCTATGCCGATTGCGTGCCGGTGCTGGTGATGCCGCAGGGCTATGCGCTGAGCCAGGCCTATGTGCCGTATAATTTCAACTCGGTCCGCTCCATGGCCAGTGTGGCCAAACATGCCGAGCCGCTGACCAGCGGCAAGGACGTGGTCTCCGTGATGCGCCGCGCCTTTGCCATGCTGCGCAATGGCCGCCCGCAGCCGGTGGTGATCGAACTGCCCTATGACATTCTCGACCAGCAGTTCGATGCGCCGATGGATTACGTGCCCGGCAAGGTGGCGCTGAGCCAGCCGGTCCATTCCGATATCGAAACGGCCGCGGATGCGCTGGTTTCGGCCGATAATCCGGCGATCTATGCCGGACAGGGCATTCACTGGTCCGAAGCCTATGACGAGCTGCGCGAGCTGGCCGAACATCTCGCCATCCCGGTGATGACCAGCCTGCCGGGCAAGAGCGCCTTCGACGAGACACACCCCCTCGCCCTCGGTTCGGGCGGCAACGGGATCAATGGCTGCGTGCGCAAATGGCTGGACGAATGCGACCTGCTGTTCGGGATCGGCTGTTCCTTCACCGCCACTTCCTTCGGCCTTGCCATTCCGGCCGGCAAGCGGGTGATCCATGCTACGCTCGACCCGCTGGACATCGACAAATCCGTGCCCAGCGAACTGGCGCTGATCGGGGATGCGAAGCTGACCCTGCGCGCCCTGATCGATGCCGTGAAATCCCGCGTGCCGCACCGGCGCGACAGCGCGCCCATTGCCGCGAAGATCAAGACCGTGGAGGCCGAGTGGCTGGCCAAGTGGATGCCCAAATGTACGCAGGAGACATCCCCGCTCTCTCCCTATCGCGTGCTGTGGGATCTGCAGCAGACGGTGGATGTCGACAAGGTCATCATCACGCATGACGCCGGCAGCCCGCGCGACCAGCTGGTGCCCTTCTGGAAGAGCACCACGCCGCATTCCTATATCGGCTGGGGCAAATCTACCCAGCTCGGCTACGGGCTGGGGCTGGCGATGGGCGCAAGGCTCGCATGCCCTGACAGGTTGTGCATCAATGTGTGGGGCGATGCCGCCATCGGCTTCACCGGCACCGATCTGGAAACCGCCGCGCGTGATCGTATCCCGATCCTGTCCATCCTGCTCAACAATGAAGCAATGGCGATCGAACTTCCGATCATGCCCGAAGCGACGGAGAAATACCGCGCGACCGATATTTCGGGCGACTACGCCGCTTTCGCCCGCTCGCTGGGCTGCCATGGGGAGCGCGTAACGCAGGCGAGCGAAATCGTCCCGGCCCTCAAGCGGGCCCTGGCCGCAATCGATGCCGGCCAGCCTGCGCTGGTGGAATTCATCACCGAGAAGGAAACGGTGATTTCGAAGGGGTAA
- a CDS encoding MarR family transcriptional regulator, with product MVAKSAGSEAAQPEGDDSSFGAYRRGSATPEISFTISLVLAARRWRSLLDEKLRPINQSAARMEAMAAILNSPPLSPQVDIAKRLRIEGPTLTRMLDSLEKDGLVERLPDPNDRRTKLLRLTPEGEAVLKDVFAIADEWRFRLLDGFSPEETDQATAYCGELVKRLDRGLADPE from the coding sequence ATGGTGGCGAAATCGGCGGGCAGCGAAGCTGCACAACCGGAAGGCGATGATAGCTCTTTCGGAGCATATCGCCGGGGATCGGCCACGCCCGAAATCTCCTTCACCATCTCCCTTGTGCTGGCCGCGCGCCGCTGGCGCTCGCTGCTGGACGAGAAGCTGCGGCCGATCAACCAGAGCGCTGCCCGCATGGAAGCGATGGCCGCGATCCTGAATTCCCCGCCGCTCAGCCCGCAGGTCGACATTGCCAAGCGCCTGCGGATCGAAGGGCCGACACTTACTCGCATGCTCGATTCGCTGGAGAAGGACGGGCTGGTCGAACGCCTGCCCGACCCGAATGACCGCCGCACCAAGCTGCTGCGCCTTACGCCCGAGGGCGAGGCTGTGCTGAAAGACGTTTTCGCCATCGCTGATGAATGGCGCTTCCGCCTGCTCGACGGCTTCAGCCCGGAAGAGACGGATCAGGCAACCGCCTATTGCGGGGAGCTGGTGAAGCGGCTCGACCGGGGCCTGGCCGACCCGGAGTGA
- a CDS encoding FAD-dependent oxidoreductase: METDLIVIGGGSAGCAVAGRLAEAGKRVVLLEAGKDARDIRARVPALMGKLVQNPEFDWCYFSEPDPSVGGRPSPWPAGKRLGGGSAINGMMFIRGHAWDYDRWAQLGAAGWDHESCLPYFRRLEDNERGADKWRGTGGPIAVSECRSNYGVTDKWIDAACEAGVHRSPDLNGELAEGVDHIQLSQRNGWRCSAAAYLDGLGSGLKPDVVTEAEVLSIQVADGKAHGVTYQRGGQRHSLSAREGVVLSAGALNTPRLLMLSGIGPAAHLREMGIDVLCDLPGVGGNLQDHVGLHLINAVDMPTLNNDAHGLRAPLQLLRFALGGRGALTTGIGHAQAYVRGRPGLPVPNLQLAFSAFSFEVTPQGNVLLKPESSVATFIGLMRPSHRGRVSLRAPDPSAPPVIEHQLLGGDDDVEQLVEGIALARRIMRQRAISSHVLQEIRPGADFESKEALREYVRLASMSMFHPVGTAKMGVDGDPDAVLDADLRVRGIRGLWVADASVMPTIPQGNTNATSIMIGDKAADHILRGLD; encoded by the coding sequence GTGGAGACCGATCTGATCGTGATCGGCGGCGGTTCTGCGGGCTGCGCTGTCGCGGGCCGACTGGCCGAAGCCGGAAAACGTGTTGTCCTGCTGGAAGCGGGCAAGGATGCCCGTGACATCCGCGCGCGCGTGCCCGCGCTGATGGGCAAGCTGGTCCAGAACCCGGAGTTCGACTGGTGCTATTTCAGCGAGCCGGATCCGTCCGTGGGCGGCCGCCCAAGTCCCTGGCCTGCAGGCAAGCGCCTTGGCGGCGGCAGCGCCATCAACGGGATGATGTTCATCCGCGGCCATGCCTGGGATTACGATCGCTGGGCGCAACTGGGTGCCGCCGGGTGGGATCATGAATCCTGCCTGCCCTATTTCAGGCGGCTGGAAGATAATGAACGCGGCGCGGACAAGTGGCGCGGCACTGGCGGCCCGATCGCGGTTTCCGAATGCCGCAGCAACTATGGCGTGACGGACAAGTGGATCGACGCCGCCTGCGAAGCGGGCGTGCATCGTTCACCCGACCTCAACGGTGAACTGGCCGAAGGTGTAGACCATATCCAGCTTTCGCAGCGCAACGGCTGGCGCTGCAGCGCGGCAGCCTATCTCGATGGGTTGGGATCGGGCCTCAAGCCCGATGTAGTGACAGAGGCCGAAGTGCTTTCCATCCAGGTGGCAGATGGCAAGGCACATGGCGTCACCTATCAGCGTGGCGGCCAGCGCCACAGCCTGAGCGCGCGCGAAGGCGTGGTGCTTTCGGCTGGCGCCCTCAATACCCCGCGCCTGCTGATGCTGTCGGGCATCGGCCCGGCGGCCCATTTACGTGAAATGGGCATCGACGTGCTGTGCGACCTGCCCGGAGTGGGCGGCAATCTGCAGGATCATGTCGGCCTGCATCTTATCAACGCGGTGGACATGCCCACGTTGAACAACGACGCTCATGGCCTGCGCGCGCCGCTGCAACTGCTGCGTTTCGCACTGGGCGGCCGCGGCGCCCTGACCACCGGCATCGGCCATGCTCAGGCCTATGTGCGCGGCAGGCCCGGCCTTCCCGTGCCCAATTTGCAACTGGCCTTTTCGGCTTTCTCCTTCGAAGTGACGCCGCAGGGCAACGTGCTGCTCAAGCCCGAATCCTCGGTTGCCACCTTCATCGGCCTGATGCGCCCCAGCCATCGCGGGCGGGTCAGCCTGCGGGCGCCCGATCCTTCAGCCCCGCCGGTGATCGAACACCAGCTGTTGGGCGGGGATGACGATGTGGAGCAACTGGTGGAAGGGATTGCGCTGGCCCGCCGTATCATGCGCCAGCGGGCCATATCCTCCCACGTGCTGCAGGAAATCCGCCCCGGTGCGGATTTCGAGAGCAAGGAGGCTCTGCGCGAGTATGTGCGGTTGGCGTCCATGTCGATGTTCCACCCGGTCGGCACGGCCAAAATGGGCGTCGATGGCGATCCCGACGCCGTGCTGGATGCAGATCTGCGTGTGCGCGGCATTCGTGGGCTGTGGGTAGCGGACGCTTCCGTCATGCCCACGATCCCGCAGGGCAATACCAACGCCACTTCGATCATGATCGGCGACAAGGCCGCAGACCATATCCTGCGCGGGCTGGACTGA
- a CDS encoding alpha/beta hydrolase-fold protein: MKYHASFVAALCLSGIAATAPLSAQTGAQDAPKSCLPQGFFAGPATYRSVEQLPDGRVIFRLCAPAAHDARVTSSDIDQAIPMGMQPGTQRGLAMVKDETGLWSATTAVPVPPDTYRFNFEVDGARVPDPQGTTFSHERVGTNSTFETKGAEGAFQTYRSEVAHGAVSRIDYWSNALGQKRQAYVYTPPGYMKDGKSYPVLYLVHGAGDSADSWTSVGHANYILDNLIAEGKATPMIVVMPFGHTPDKPGGNMLANTDFGDDLLGDLIPYVDASFRTLADQHHRAMAGLSMGGSHTLRFGLTHPETFDYIGIFSMGLGLAGPDDVTRYESANDAALRKAASDLDLVYYAMGREDFLYGSVAPTRAMLDKYGIEHTYHESGGGHTWINWRRYLADFAPRLFR, from the coding sequence ATGAAATATCACGCCAGTTTCGTGGCCGCGTTGTGCCTGTCCGGCATTGCGGCGACCGCTCCGCTATCTGCGCAGACCGGCGCGCAAGATGCGCCCAAAAGCTGCCTACCGCAGGGCTTCTTCGCCGGCCCGGCAACCTATCGTTCGGTCGAACAACTGCCCGATGGGCGCGTGATTTTCCGCCTATGCGCTCCCGCTGCCCATGACGCACGCGTGACCAGCAGCGACATCGATCAGGCGATTCCGATGGGGATGCAACCGGGCACGCAGCGCGGACTTGCGATGGTGAAGGACGAAACCGGCCTGTGGAGCGCCACCACCGCAGTGCCGGTTCCGCCCGATACCTACCGTTTCAATTTTGAAGTGGACGGCGCGCGCGTGCCCGATCCGCAGGGAACCACTTTCAGCCATGAACGCGTGGGGACCAATTCTACGTTCGAGACCAAAGGCGCGGAAGGCGCATTCCAGACTTACAGGTCCGAAGTCGCGCATGGCGCGGTCAGCCGCATCGATTACTGGTCAAATGCGTTGGGACAGAAACGGCAGGCCTATGTCTACACGCCGCCGGGCTATATGAAGGACGGCAAATCCTATCCAGTGCTCTATCTGGTGCACGGCGCGGGCGACAGTGCGGATAGCTGGACCAGCGTAGGCCACGCCAATTACATCCTCGACAATCTGATCGCCGAAGGAAAGGCGACGCCGATGATCGTGGTCATGCCCTTCGGTCACACGCCCGACAAGCCGGGCGGAAACATGCTGGCCAACACCGATTTCGGCGACGATCTGCTGGGCGACCTGATCCCCTATGTGGACGCCAGTTTCCGCACTCTGGCCGATCAGCATCATCGCGCCATGGCGGGCCTTTCCATGGGCGGATCGCACACGCTGCGCTTTGGCCTCACTCACCCGGAGACCTTCGATTACATCGGCATTTTCTCGATGGGGCTGGGCCTTGCCGGGCCGGACGACGTCACCCGTTATGAAAGCGCGAACGATGCCGCGCTGCGCAAGGCCGCCAGCGATCTGGACCTTGTCTATTACGCCATGGGCAGGGAAGATTTCCTCTATGGAAGCGTGGCGCCGACCCGCGCGATGCTGGATAAATACGGAATCGAACACACCTATCATGAAAGCGGCGGCGGCCACACATGGATCAATTGGCGCAGGTATCTGGCTGATTTCGCGCCGCGCCTGTTCCGCTAG